The Agromyces atrinae genome window below encodes:
- the gatA gene encoding Asp-tRNA(Asn)/Glu-tRNA(Gln) amidotransferase subunit GatA, whose translation MSDLTRLSASALGEALRAGDVSSVEATRAHLDRIDAVDGAVHAFLHVAGEHALETAADVDRRRAAGESLHELAGVPIAIKDVLVTKGMPSTAGSRILEGWLPPYDATPVTRIREAGLIPLGKTNMDEFAMGSSTEHSAYGPTHNPWDLDRIPGGSGGGSAAAVAAFEAPLALGSDTGGSIRQPAHVTGTVGVKPTYGAVSRYGSIALASSLDQIGPVTRTVLDAALLHDIIGGHDPKDSTSIPGTWPSMADAVRRADVAGLRIGVIRELDGEGFQAGVLARFHEALALLEKNGAEIVEVSAPHFEYAVAAYYLIMPAEASSNLAKFDSVRFGLRVNPEGGGTVEQVMAATREAGFGPETKRRIILGTYALSAGYYDAYYGSAQKVRTLVQRDFDAAFAGVDVLASPTAPTTAFRLGEKLDDPLAMYLNDIATIPANLAGVPGISVPAGLADEDGLPVGIQFLAPAREDARLYGVGGALERLLEDQWGGPLLAKAPSLTPHEMAATEEGAL comes from the coding sequence GTGAGCGACCTCACCCGACTGAGCGCGAGCGCGCTCGGCGAAGCACTCCGCGCGGGCGACGTGTCGTCCGTCGAGGCGACCCGCGCCCACCTCGACCGCATCGACGCGGTCGACGGCGCCGTCCACGCCTTCCTGCACGTCGCGGGCGAGCACGCCCTCGAGACGGCTGCCGATGTCGACCGCCGCCGCGCCGCGGGCGAGTCGCTCCACGAGCTCGCCGGCGTCCCCATCGCAATCAAGGACGTGCTCGTCACGAAGGGCATGCCCTCGACGGCCGGCTCCCGCATCCTCGAGGGCTGGCTCCCGCCGTACGATGCGACGCCCGTCACGCGCATCCGCGAAGCCGGTCTCATCCCTCTCGGCAAGACGAACATGGACGAATTCGCCATGGGTTCGTCGACCGAGCACTCCGCGTACGGTCCGACGCACAACCCCTGGGACCTCGACCGCATCCCCGGCGGCTCCGGCGGCGGTTCGGCCGCGGCCGTCGCCGCCTTCGAGGCGCCCCTCGCCCTCGGCAGCGACACGGGCGGCTCGATCCGCCAGCCCGCTCACGTCACGGGCACGGTCGGCGTGAAGCCGACCTACGGCGCCGTCAGCCGCTACGGCTCGATCGCGCTCGCCTCGTCGCTCGACCAGATCGGCCCCGTCACGCGCACCGTGCTCGACGCGGCTCTGCTCCACGACATCATCGGCGGACACGACCCGAAGGACTCGACGTCGATCCCCGGCACCTGGCCGTCCATGGCCGACGCCGTGCGGCGAGCGGATGTCGCGGGCTTGCGTATCGGAGTGATCCGCGAACTCGACGGCGAAGGCTTCCAGGCCGGCGTCCTCGCGCGTTTCCACGAGGCTCTCGCGCTGCTCGAGAAGAACGGTGCCGAGATCGTCGAGGTCAGCGCCCCGCACTTCGAGTACGCCGTCGCGGCGTACTACCTGATCATGCCCGCCGAGGCGTCGTCGAACCTCGCCAAGTTCGACTCGGTGCGCTTCGGCCTCCGGGTGAACCCCGAGGGCGGCGGAACGGTCGAGCAGGTCATGGCGGCGACGCGTGAGGCCGGCTTCGGCCCCGAGACGAAGCGACGCATCATCCTCGGCACCTACGCCCTGTCGGCCGGCTACTACGACGCCTACTACGGCAGCGCCCAGAAGGTGCGCACGCTCGTGCAGCGCGACTTCGACGCCGCGTTCGCCGGCGTCGACGTGCTCGCCTCGCCGACGGCCCCGACGACGGCGTTCCGTCTCGGCGAGAAGCTCGACGACCCGCTCGCGATGTACCTCAACGACATCGCGACGATCCCCGCGAACCTCGCGGGCGTACCGGGCATCTCGGTGCCCGCCGGCCTCGCCGACGAAGACGGACTCCCCGTCGGCATCCAGTTCCTGGCGCCGGCTCGCGAGGACGCTCGACTCTACGGTGTCGGCGGCGCTCTCGAGCGACTACTCGAAGACCAGTGGGGCGGCCCGCTGCTCGCGAAGGCGCCGTCGCTCACCCCGCACGAAATGGCTGCGACCGAGGAAGGTGCGCTCTGA
- the gatC gene encoding Asp-tRNA(Asn)/Glu-tRNA(Gln) amidotransferase subunit GatC, with the protein MSEISAEQVAHLAGLARIALSPEEIETLTTELGQIMTAVEKVSEVATPDVPPTSHPIPLENVYRDDVIGDDVLTVEEALSGAPESDGSRFVVSAILGEEQ; encoded by the coding sequence ATGTCTGAAATCAGCGCCGAGCAGGTCGCGCACCTCGCCGGCCTCGCGCGCATCGCGCTCAGCCCCGAAGAGATCGAGACCCTCACGACGGAGCTCGGTCAGATCATGACCGCCGTCGAGAAGGTGAGCGAGGTGGCGACGCCCGACGTGCCGCCGACGAGCCACCCGATCCCGCTCGAGAACGTCTACCGCGACGATGTCATCGGCGACGACGTGCTCACCGTCGAGGAGGCGCTCTCGGGCGCCCCCGAGAGTGACGGCAGCCGGTTCGTCGTGTCCGCGATCCTGGGAGAAGAACAGTGA
- a CDS encoding alkaline phosphatase family protein translates to MARGKKRVDSSQPDSSRSISSRSDSVDETSGPGSSRRDFLKYGGIAAAGVVVGGAAGGATGAAIGHQLGFAEGADDFAALNPREVAGFDHLIVVMGENRSFDNLLGWLYTPDTLPSGESFDGLAFGDYANTAPDGSRVAAHVYDGATDTVMGMPNPDPGEEFPHVNTQIFGTVDPASNAKLYVEAMAAPFNAPAAGTAPTMDGFLADYVINYERLKKGVAPSSEEAAQIMGGFSPEMLPVLSTLAKEFAVFDHWFCAVPSQTFCNRSFFHASQSHGFVTNKHGGGYDKWLDADPIPTIFNRLEDAGLSWRIYFDELQLVSFTGVLHAPTLEKYWATDHFATMDQFYRDAREGTLPAYAFIEPRMTYNHNDFHPPFGTLRESAVDGSTVIDSAVSDVRAGEALIFQIYNAVKSSASPTGSNALNTMLLITFDEHGGTFDHVAPPEAEPPTSAGAGEMGFGFDRLGCRVPAIAISAYTRSGTIIHDEMHHGSVISTLNRRHGLKPLTRRDEGANDLFSIVNRSSPRHPSTWPSPTPQYLPPNPQATAPHPAHAHKDKPLSPPARGLLGLLLARAGVPDDEEPQTYGDAYKALHTHGVGLFGARAVD, encoded by the coding sequence ATGGCGCGAGGGAAGAAGCGGGTCGATTCGAGCCAGCCTGATTCGAGCCGGTCTATTTCGAGCCGGTCTGATTCCGTCGACGAGACATCCGGGCCGGGATCGTCGCGTCGCGACTTCCTGAAGTACGGCGGCATCGCCGCGGCCGGAGTGGTCGTCGGGGGAGCGGCCGGCGGCGCGACGGGCGCAGCGATCGGTCACCAGCTCGGGTTCGCCGAGGGTGCCGACGACTTCGCGGCACTCAACCCGCGCGAGGTCGCCGGTTTCGACCACCTCATCGTCGTCATGGGCGAGAACCGGTCCTTCGACAACCTCCTCGGGTGGCTCTACACGCCCGACACGCTTCCGTCGGGCGAATCCTTCGACGGGCTCGCGTTCGGCGACTACGCCAACACGGCCCCCGACGGCTCGCGCGTCGCCGCTCATGTCTACGACGGGGCGACCGACACGGTGATGGGCATGCCGAACCCCGACCCGGGCGAAGAGTTCCCCCACGTCAACACGCAGATCTTCGGAACGGTCGATCCGGCATCGAACGCGAAGCTCTACGTCGAAGCGATGGCGGCCCCCTTCAACGCCCCCGCCGCGGGCACGGCACCGACGATGGACGGCTTCCTCGCCGACTACGTCATCAACTACGAACGACTGAAGAAGGGCGTCGCACCGTCGAGCGAGGAGGCCGCGCAGATCATGGGCGGCTTCTCGCCCGAGATGCTTCCGGTGCTCTCGACGCTCGCGAAGGAGTTCGCGGTGTTCGACCACTGGTTCTGCGCCGTTCCCTCGCAGACGTTCTGCAACCGGTCGTTCTTCCACGCGTCGCAGTCGCACGGCTTCGTCACCAACAAGCACGGCGGCGGATACGACAAGTGGCTCGATGCCGACCCCATCCCGACGATCTTCAACAGGCTCGAAGACGCGGGGCTCAGTTGGCGCATCTACTTCGACGAACTGCAGCTCGTCTCGTTCACCGGCGTGCTCCACGCGCCGACGCTCGAGAAGTACTGGGCGACCGACCACTTCGCCACGATGGACCAGTTCTACCGCGATGCTCGGGAGGGAACGCTGCCGGCCTATGCGTTCATCGAGCCCCGCATGACGTACAACCACAACGACTTCCACCCGCCCTTCGGTACGCTCCGCGAGAGTGCGGTCGACGGCTCGACCGTCATCGACAGCGCCGTCTCCGACGTGCGCGCCGGAGAGGCGCTGATCTTCCAGATCTACAACGCCGTGAAGTCGAGCGCCTCGCCGACGGGGTCGAATGCGCTCAACACCATGCTGCTCATCACCTTCGACGAGCACGGGGGCACCTTCGACCATGTCGCGCCGCCCGAGGCCGAACCGCCGACGAGCGCGGGGGCCGGTGAGATGGGGTTCGGCTTCGATCGCCTCGGGTGCCGTGTGCCGGCCATCGCGATCTCCGCGTACACGCGATCGGGAACGATCATCCACGATGAGATGCATCACGGCTCCGTCATCTCGACGCTCAATCGTCGCCACGGTCTGAAGCCGCTGACACGGCGCGACGAAGGCGCCAACGACCTGTTCTCGATCGTGAACCGCTCGAGCCCCCGTCATCCGTCGACGTGGCCCTCCCCGACGCCGCAGTACCTCCCGCCGAACCCGCAGGCGACGGCGCCGCACCCGGCTCACGCCCATAAGGACAAGCCCCTGAGCCCGCCCGCGCGCGGTCTGCTCGGACTGCTGCTCGCGCGCGCGGGGGTGCCCGACGATGAAGAACCGCAGACCTACGGCGACGCGTACAAGGCCCTGCACACCCACGGCGTGGGGCTGTTCGGAGCCCGTGCGGTCGACTGA